The following nucleotide sequence is from bacterium.
CGGCCTCCAAGAACCAGCCGCCGGCCGCTGCGGTAACCGCCTCAGCGGAAACGCCCGTTGAGACGATGCAGATCTCTTATGATGATTTCAGCCGCGTGCAACTGCGTCTGGCGCAGGTGCTGAAAGCGGAAAAAGTAGAGAAAGCGGACAAACTGCTGCGCCTGGAGATACAAGTGGGTGAGGAAAAACGCCAGATCGTGGCCGGCATCGCCAAACACTATACCCCGGAGCAGTTGATCGGTAAGACCCTTGTGGTGGTGGCCAACCTGCAGCCGGCGAAGATCCGCGGCCTGGAATCCAACGGCATGCTGTTGGCGGCTGAGGATGAAAACGGTCAGCTGGCTGTACTGACGCCGGACCGGCCGGTTCAGAGCGGAGCCAAAGTGAAATGAGGCCGTGGCTGGTCGACACCCACGCCCATCTGGACTTTTCACAGTTTGACGCGGATCGAGAGCAGGTCATCCAGCGCGCGTCCGAAGCAGAAGTTAGAATTATTCTGTCCATCGGCATCGATCTGACCACCAGCCGTAAAAATATCGCTTTGGCGGAAACGTTTCCCTCGATCTATGCCGCGGCGGGCATTCACCCGCATGACGTAACCCGGATTCAAGAGGGCGATCTGGAACAACTGCAGGAACTGGTGCATCATCCCCGCGTCAAGGCGATCGGCGAAGTGGGATTGGATTACTACCGCAACCTGTCGCCGGCTGAGCTGCAGCGTCGGTATCTGCGCATCTTCCTGGATTGGTCGCTGGAAACAGGCAAACCGTTGATCATCCACACCCGCGAGGCGGAGGCGGATATCCTGCGCCTGTTACGGGAGAAAAGCCGCAGCCATTGGCGCGGCGTATTCCACTGTTTTCCCGGCGACATGGCCATGGCGGAGGAGGTGATGGCCTTGGGATTTCATCTTTCCTTTACCGGCGTTGTGACCTTTAAAAACGCCGTCATGGCTGACGTAGCGGCGCGCGTTCCGCTGCATCGTATGCTGCTGGAGACCGACTGTCCTTATATGGCGCCGGTTCCCCATCGCGGCAAGCGCAATGAGCCGGCCTATGTGCAGCACGTGGCGCAAAAGATCGCCGAGCTCAAAGGCCTG
It contains:
- a CDS encoding TatD family hydrolase translates to MRPWLVDTHAHLDFSQFDADREQVIQRASEAEVRIILSIGIDLTTSRKNIALAETFPSIYAAAGIHPHDVTRIQEGDLEQLQELVHHPRVKAIGEVGLDYYRNLSPAELQRRYLRIFLDWSLETGKPLIIHTREAEADILRLLREKSRSHWRGVFHCFPGDMAMAEEVMALGFHLSFTGVVTFKNAVMADVAARVPLHRMLLETDCPYMAPVPHRGKRNEPAYVQHVAQKIAELKGLSFAEIARATSENACALFGFNQPPSDTWEEAGETK